A window from Gossypium raimondii isolate GPD5lz chromosome 7, ASM2569854v1, whole genome shotgun sequence encodes these proteins:
- the LOC105763313 gene encoding protein EMBRYONIC FLOWER 1 isoform X1, which translates to METTTVVKETHHSCSSNLVAKSMESPIKIDSISIDLINANDDIDTRKCEHFSIRGYASEMRRKDWKKSWPFSLDGGQNIFKEQNCKLPPLLVPKFRWWCCQNCLRDIGAEGSINEERNVTNDSSKLKSFGSCPLVSSLGDSVVSSSGLLQAGKSNVDSRKCDAIACLNVNSSHPFVSGKSDKRVENTDVQVIGQTDILENNINKEIPKYAGIEVIASLMKQALCLDEKVASLQHHNPNLEDNEVAGVKLPESNVEHAVKDATEIRQTGKSACDQQMELVTGCGSHGIASTVHRVPDTFKIHTDGHSSLELDDCDYTSSDSDEVLPGTASGSVHRRKNRKVRLLTELLGKNKDEKTNLTSTEDSPSSTNPDASVHIDSVSASQGPVTFHGNVMSSLARRRKRKMPQDEEWMPGELMSSPNNGHKNLRTFNRDAETADGITSSDSEGTINRSSLQTPAKSNLVNFKVDRSPILGKKKNKKTQSIDQCPSLHLSRENLQKERQKKPGDATKSDATDIALYKSNDVSAGSGFNPLTLSAAMAEKKSNLLKKKSKMHLDHDRQASPVPWNNGILREGLTSREDVEIRQIGNVAVPLELTQDASPEKGVQFSLSNCFPAKRYDAKCSTSIRDGLQSLSSCQGCVLSEYDTRRKDLNMNHVGECTFPTKSQVDAFLWKGMHVDLNSNQITYGIPFLNETQKHRSPDEVGSCSTMLQMDFSVTSNNGRTMEFPDHATVAREHYDQRVEMVSEQGAADDIMEIAELMAKNQYERCLPDTEIDKQLPETSNTKIHQRVDLNKVYENEEMILFQETPDKLEAQAKNERIGKFARGDNVGSSKQKSVDYFSHIDRNQYKMSQLEQGYPPAGFRPFPLCGEKPLNGVQFSATNSIRQNSAQNCQQVRNMVGQRSSHANVQALGVCNTCQSAPPQNKEVAHLWSSMIPSSMSYVHSIPQKCADQVASLDVLSHCPSSLPKGNMSRNDDRNFLNLASNYEKHCRKFDSEALRRTHTDYSFSCKHNGAGPLDLYSNETIPAMHLLSLMDAGLQSGASVDVDGNQRFVKKTSFVPGHRPKEFSSMPSGGYRTNSMKHLSFDCYSKNHLPESFCECVSATPAVGPSTSFQHGKSFKKAPDFVGQISLKSREKEKNKCSDSQRQSKNHRSQKTSSSNSGLNTTCGSIPVHSLPKLALGTADFTMFPMTFHPKESATKQKHKAHSMSGTLFHPKSGSETGICHINRNPADFTVPEAGNKYMIGGEDLKFGREKAPSSGLVKLVGHKRERKHAIRKEHSRNRTS; encoded by the exons ATGGAGACAACTACTGTGGTCAAGGAAACTCATCACAGTTGCAGTTCTAATCTTGTCGCCAAGTCCATGGAATCACCCATAAAGATTGACTCAATATCCATAGATCTTATCAATGCTAATGATGACATTGATACTAGGAAGTGTGAACATTTTTCTATTCG TGGATATGCATCTGAGATGCGCAGGAAAGACTGGAAGAAAAGTTGGCCATTTTCATTAGATGGTGGCCAGAATATATTTAAAGAACAGAACTGTAAGCTTCCTCCTTTACTTGTTCCAAAGTTCAGATGGTGGTGTTGCCAGAACTGTCTGCGGGACATTGGGGCTGAAGGCAGTAtaaatgaagaaagaaatgtTACTAATGATAGTAGCAAATTGAAATCCTTTGGCTCTTGTCCCCTTGTGTCATCCCTTGGGGATTCTGTAGTGTCTTCATCAGGTTTGCTGCAGGCTGGAAAGAGTAATGTTGACTCAAGAAAATGTGATGCTATTGCTTGTTTGAATGTTAATAGCAGTCATCCTTTCGTTAGTGGTAAAAGTGACAAGAGAGTGGAAAACACAGATGTACAGGTCATAG GGCAAACAGATATCttagaaaataacattaataaggAGATTCCGAAATATGCTGGAATAGAAGTTATTGCTAGCCTTATGAAGCAAGCACTTTGTTTAGATGAAAAAG TGGCTTCTCTGCAACATCATAATCCCAATTTAGAAGATAATGAAGTTGCTGGTGTCAAGCTTCCTGAATCAAATGTGGAGCATGCAGTTAAGGATGCCACTGAAATACGTCAAACAGGAAAATCTGCCTGTGATCAACAGATGGAGTTGGTAACAGGTTGTGGATCCCATGGAATAGCAAGTACAGTTCATAGGGTTCCTGATACTTTCAAGATTCATACAGATGGACATTCTTCTTTGGAATTAGATGATTGTGATTACACATCATCTGATAGTGATGAGGTATTGCCTGGAACTGCATCTGGCAGCGTGCATCGAAGAAAAAACCGTAAGGTGCGTCTGCTGACCGAATTGTTGGGTAAAAACAAAGATGAAAAAACTAATCTCACGAGTACAGAGGATTCTCCTTCTAGTACCAATCCTGATGCGTCCGTACACATAGATTCAGTATCTGCTTCCCAAGGTCCGGTCACTTTCCATGGAAATGTTATGAGTAGTTTGGCTCgtagaaggaaaagaaagatgCCACAGGATGAAGAATGGATGCCTGGGGAATTGATGAGCTCTCCAAATAATGGCCATAAAAACCTTAGGACCTTCAACAGAGATGCAGAAACTGCTGATGGAATCACAAGTTCTGATTCAGAAGGTACAATTAACAGAAGCAGCTTACAGACTCCAGCAAAGAGCAATTTGGTTAACTTTAAAGTTGATAGAAGTCCTATTCtaggaaagaagaaaaacaaaaagaccCAGAGTATTGATCAATGTCCATCCTTGCATCTGTCTCGAGAAAATCTGCAGAAGGAAAGACAGAAAAAGCCTGGAGATGCCACTAAGAGTGATGCCACTGATATTGCTTTGTACAAATCAAATGATGTATCTGCAGGCAGTGGGTTCAATCCCTTAACTCTATCTGCCGCAATGGCAGAAAAAAAGTCTAATTTGTTGAAGAAAAAGAGCAAGATGCATCTAGATCATGATCGGCAAGCTTCTCCAGTTCCTTGGAACAATGGCATTCTCAGAGAAGGTCTGACTTCAAGGGAAGATGTAGAAATAAGACAAATTGGGAATGTAGCTGTTCCTCTTGAATTAACCCAGGATGCATCACCTGAAAAAGGAGTGCAATTTTCCCTTAGTAATTGCTTTCCTGCTAAAAGATATGATGCAAAATGTAGTACTTCAATAAGAGATGGGCTACAATCTTTATCATCTTGCCAAGGGTGTGTTCTTAGTGAATATGATACTAGGAGGAAAGATCTAAACATGAACCATGTTGGAGAGTGTACTTTTCCAACTAAATCTCAAGTTGATGCCTTCCTTTGGAAGGGTATGCATGTTGATCTCAACAGTAATCAAATCACATACGGAATACCGTTCCTAAATGAGACGCAGAAGCACAGATCTCCTGATGAAGTTGGGAGTTGTTCCACAATGCTGCAAATG gatttcAGTGTTACAAGCAACAATGGGAGAACTATGGAGTTTCCAGACCATGCAACAGTTGCCAGGGAGCATTATGATCAACGTGTTGAAATGGTTTCTGAGCAAGGAGCTGCAGATGACATAATGGAAATTGCTGAACTCATGGCAAAGAATCAGTATGAACGGTGTCTTCCTGATACTGAAATTGATAAACAGCTGCCAGAAACCAGTAACACCAAAATTCATCAGAGGGTGGATCTTaataaagtatatgaaaatGAAGAGATGATCCTGTTTCAAGAGACCCCAGATAAACTGGAAGCTCAAGCTAAAAACGAAAGAATTGGCAAGTTTGCAAGAGGCGATAATGTGGGATCCAGCAAGCAAAAGTCAGTGGACTATTTCTCTCATATAGACCGAAACCAGTACAAGATGAGCCAGTTGGAACAAGGTTACCCCCCTGCAGGCTTTAGACCTTTTCCTCTATGTGGAGAGAAGCCATTGAATGGGGTCCAATTTTCTGCCACCAATTCCATCAGGCAAAACAGTGCTCAAAATTGCCAGCAGGTAAGGAACATGGTTGGGCAAAGGTCCTCTCATGCTAATGTGCAGGCATTGGGAGTTTGTAACACATGCCAGAGTGCTCCACCGCAGAATAAAGAAGTAGCTCACCTATGGTCATCCATGATACCGAGTAGCATGTCCTATGTGCACAGCATCCCTCAAAAGTGTGCTGATCAGGTTGCAAGTTTAGATGTGCTTTCACATTGCCCCAGCAGTCTACCTAAGGGAAATATGAGCCGAAATGATGACCGGAACTTCTTGAATCTGGCTTCAAACTATGAGAAGCATTGTAGGAAGTTTGATTCTGAAGCGCTTAGAAGGACACATACAGATTACTCATTTTCTTGCAAGCATAATGGGGCAGGGCCGTTAGATCTGTATTCGAATGAAACAATACCAGCCATGCATTTACTCAGTCTTATGGATGCAGGGTTACAGTCAGGGGCATCAGTTGATGTTGATGGAAACCAAAGATTTGTTAAGAAAACTTCTTTTGTTCCTGGTCATCGTCCTAAGGAGTTTTCAAGCATGCCATCAGGGGGATATAGAACCAATTCAATGAAACATCTATCATTTGATTGCTACAGTAAAAACCACCTACCTGAGAGTTTCTGTGAGTGTGTGTCAGCCACTCCAGCAGTCGGTCCTTCTACTTCATTCCAGCATGGTAAAAGTTTCAAGAAAGCACCTGATTTTGTGGGTCAAATTTCACTGAAGTCtcgagaaaaagagaaaaacaaatgcTCAGACTCGCAAAGGCAGAGTAAAAACCACAGATCACAAAAAACTTCATCTTCAAATAGTGGCTTAAACACAACTTGTGGATCTATTCCTGTTCATAGTTTGCCGAAATTGGCGCTTGGAACTGCAGATTTTACGATGTTTCCCATGACATTTCATCCAAAGGAGAGTGCAACAAAACAGAAGCATAAGGCTCATTCTATGAGCGGCACTCTCTTCCATCCAAAAAGTGGTTCAGAGACTGGTATCTGCCACATTAATAGAAACCCTGCTGATTTTACTGTGCCTGAAGCTGGAAATAAGTACATGATTGGTGGTGAAGACCTTAAATTTGGAAGGGAAAAAGCTCCGTCATCTGGATTGGTAAAATTGGTTGGGCACAAGCGTGAGAGGAAGCATGCAATTAGGAAAGAGCATTCACGAAATCGAACCTCATGA
- the LOC105763313 gene encoding protein EMBRYONIC FLOWER 1 isoform X2, with product MRRKDWKKSWPFSLDGGQNIFKEQNCKLPPLLVPKFRWWCCQNCLRDIGAEGSINEERNVTNDSSKLKSFGSCPLVSSLGDSVVSSSGLLQAGKSNVDSRKCDAIACLNVNSSHPFVSGKSDKRVENTDVQVIGQTDILENNINKEIPKYAGIEVIASLMKQALCLDEKVASLQHHNPNLEDNEVAGVKLPESNVEHAVKDATEIRQTGKSACDQQMELVTGCGSHGIASTVHRVPDTFKIHTDGHSSLELDDCDYTSSDSDEVLPGTASGSVHRRKNRKVRLLTELLGKNKDEKTNLTSTEDSPSSTNPDASVHIDSVSASQGPVTFHGNVMSSLARRRKRKMPQDEEWMPGELMSSPNNGHKNLRTFNRDAETADGITSSDSEGTINRSSLQTPAKSNLVNFKVDRSPILGKKKNKKTQSIDQCPSLHLSRENLQKERQKKPGDATKSDATDIALYKSNDVSAGSGFNPLTLSAAMAEKKSNLLKKKSKMHLDHDRQASPVPWNNGILREGLTSREDVEIRQIGNVAVPLELTQDASPEKGVQFSLSNCFPAKRYDAKCSTSIRDGLQSLSSCQGCVLSEYDTRRKDLNMNHVGECTFPTKSQVDAFLWKGMHVDLNSNQITYGIPFLNETQKHRSPDEVGSCSTMLQMDFSVTSNNGRTMEFPDHATVAREHYDQRVEMVSEQGAADDIMEIAELMAKNQYERCLPDTEIDKQLPETSNTKIHQRVDLNKVYENEEMILFQETPDKLEAQAKNERIGKFARGDNVGSSKQKSVDYFSHIDRNQYKMSQLEQGYPPAGFRPFPLCGEKPLNGVQFSATNSIRQNSAQNCQQVRNMVGQRSSHANVQALGVCNTCQSAPPQNKEVAHLWSSMIPSSMSYVHSIPQKCADQVASLDVLSHCPSSLPKGNMSRNDDRNFLNLASNYEKHCRKFDSEALRRTHTDYSFSCKHNGAGPLDLYSNETIPAMHLLSLMDAGLQSGASVDVDGNQRFVKKTSFVPGHRPKEFSSMPSGGYRTNSMKHLSFDCYSKNHLPESFCECVSATPAVGPSTSFQHGKSFKKAPDFVGQISLKSREKEKNKCSDSQRQSKNHRSQKTSSSNSGLNTTCGSIPVHSLPKLALGTADFTMFPMTFHPKESATKQKHKAHSMSGTLFHPKSGSETGICHINRNPADFTVPEAGNKYMIGGEDLKFGREKAPSSGLVKLVGHKRERKHAIRKEHSRNRTS from the exons ATGCGCAGGAAAGACTGGAAGAAAAGTTGGCCATTTTCATTAGATGGTGGCCAGAATATATTTAAAGAACAGAACTGTAAGCTTCCTCCTTTACTTGTTCCAAAGTTCAGATGGTGGTGTTGCCAGAACTGTCTGCGGGACATTGGGGCTGAAGGCAGTAtaaatgaagaaagaaatgtTACTAATGATAGTAGCAAATTGAAATCCTTTGGCTCTTGTCCCCTTGTGTCATCCCTTGGGGATTCTGTAGTGTCTTCATCAGGTTTGCTGCAGGCTGGAAAGAGTAATGTTGACTCAAGAAAATGTGATGCTATTGCTTGTTTGAATGTTAATAGCAGTCATCCTTTCGTTAGTGGTAAAAGTGACAAGAGAGTGGAAAACACAGATGTACAGGTCATAG GGCAAACAGATATCttagaaaataacattaataaggAGATTCCGAAATATGCTGGAATAGAAGTTATTGCTAGCCTTATGAAGCAAGCACTTTGTTTAGATGAAAAAG TGGCTTCTCTGCAACATCATAATCCCAATTTAGAAGATAATGAAGTTGCTGGTGTCAAGCTTCCTGAATCAAATGTGGAGCATGCAGTTAAGGATGCCACTGAAATACGTCAAACAGGAAAATCTGCCTGTGATCAACAGATGGAGTTGGTAACAGGTTGTGGATCCCATGGAATAGCAAGTACAGTTCATAGGGTTCCTGATACTTTCAAGATTCATACAGATGGACATTCTTCTTTGGAATTAGATGATTGTGATTACACATCATCTGATAGTGATGAGGTATTGCCTGGAACTGCATCTGGCAGCGTGCATCGAAGAAAAAACCGTAAGGTGCGTCTGCTGACCGAATTGTTGGGTAAAAACAAAGATGAAAAAACTAATCTCACGAGTACAGAGGATTCTCCTTCTAGTACCAATCCTGATGCGTCCGTACACATAGATTCAGTATCTGCTTCCCAAGGTCCGGTCACTTTCCATGGAAATGTTATGAGTAGTTTGGCTCgtagaaggaaaagaaagatgCCACAGGATGAAGAATGGATGCCTGGGGAATTGATGAGCTCTCCAAATAATGGCCATAAAAACCTTAGGACCTTCAACAGAGATGCAGAAACTGCTGATGGAATCACAAGTTCTGATTCAGAAGGTACAATTAACAGAAGCAGCTTACAGACTCCAGCAAAGAGCAATTTGGTTAACTTTAAAGTTGATAGAAGTCCTATTCtaggaaagaagaaaaacaaaaagaccCAGAGTATTGATCAATGTCCATCCTTGCATCTGTCTCGAGAAAATCTGCAGAAGGAAAGACAGAAAAAGCCTGGAGATGCCACTAAGAGTGATGCCACTGATATTGCTTTGTACAAATCAAATGATGTATCTGCAGGCAGTGGGTTCAATCCCTTAACTCTATCTGCCGCAATGGCAGAAAAAAAGTCTAATTTGTTGAAGAAAAAGAGCAAGATGCATCTAGATCATGATCGGCAAGCTTCTCCAGTTCCTTGGAACAATGGCATTCTCAGAGAAGGTCTGACTTCAAGGGAAGATGTAGAAATAAGACAAATTGGGAATGTAGCTGTTCCTCTTGAATTAACCCAGGATGCATCACCTGAAAAAGGAGTGCAATTTTCCCTTAGTAATTGCTTTCCTGCTAAAAGATATGATGCAAAATGTAGTACTTCAATAAGAGATGGGCTACAATCTTTATCATCTTGCCAAGGGTGTGTTCTTAGTGAATATGATACTAGGAGGAAAGATCTAAACATGAACCATGTTGGAGAGTGTACTTTTCCAACTAAATCTCAAGTTGATGCCTTCCTTTGGAAGGGTATGCATGTTGATCTCAACAGTAATCAAATCACATACGGAATACCGTTCCTAAATGAGACGCAGAAGCACAGATCTCCTGATGAAGTTGGGAGTTGTTCCACAATGCTGCAAATG gatttcAGTGTTACAAGCAACAATGGGAGAACTATGGAGTTTCCAGACCATGCAACAGTTGCCAGGGAGCATTATGATCAACGTGTTGAAATGGTTTCTGAGCAAGGAGCTGCAGATGACATAATGGAAATTGCTGAACTCATGGCAAAGAATCAGTATGAACGGTGTCTTCCTGATACTGAAATTGATAAACAGCTGCCAGAAACCAGTAACACCAAAATTCATCAGAGGGTGGATCTTaataaagtatatgaaaatGAAGAGATGATCCTGTTTCAAGAGACCCCAGATAAACTGGAAGCTCAAGCTAAAAACGAAAGAATTGGCAAGTTTGCAAGAGGCGATAATGTGGGATCCAGCAAGCAAAAGTCAGTGGACTATTTCTCTCATATAGACCGAAACCAGTACAAGATGAGCCAGTTGGAACAAGGTTACCCCCCTGCAGGCTTTAGACCTTTTCCTCTATGTGGAGAGAAGCCATTGAATGGGGTCCAATTTTCTGCCACCAATTCCATCAGGCAAAACAGTGCTCAAAATTGCCAGCAGGTAAGGAACATGGTTGGGCAAAGGTCCTCTCATGCTAATGTGCAGGCATTGGGAGTTTGTAACACATGCCAGAGTGCTCCACCGCAGAATAAAGAAGTAGCTCACCTATGGTCATCCATGATACCGAGTAGCATGTCCTATGTGCACAGCATCCCTCAAAAGTGTGCTGATCAGGTTGCAAGTTTAGATGTGCTTTCACATTGCCCCAGCAGTCTACCTAAGGGAAATATGAGCCGAAATGATGACCGGAACTTCTTGAATCTGGCTTCAAACTATGAGAAGCATTGTAGGAAGTTTGATTCTGAAGCGCTTAGAAGGACACATACAGATTACTCATTTTCTTGCAAGCATAATGGGGCAGGGCCGTTAGATCTGTATTCGAATGAAACAATACCAGCCATGCATTTACTCAGTCTTATGGATGCAGGGTTACAGTCAGGGGCATCAGTTGATGTTGATGGAAACCAAAGATTTGTTAAGAAAACTTCTTTTGTTCCTGGTCATCGTCCTAAGGAGTTTTCAAGCATGCCATCAGGGGGATATAGAACCAATTCAATGAAACATCTATCATTTGATTGCTACAGTAAAAACCACCTACCTGAGAGTTTCTGTGAGTGTGTGTCAGCCACTCCAGCAGTCGGTCCTTCTACTTCATTCCAGCATGGTAAAAGTTTCAAGAAAGCACCTGATTTTGTGGGTCAAATTTCACTGAAGTCtcgagaaaaagagaaaaacaaatgcTCAGACTCGCAAAGGCAGAGTAAAAACCACAGATCACAAAAAACTTCATCTTCAAATAGTGGCTTAAACACAACTTGTGGATCTATTCCTGTTCATAGTTTGCCGAAATTGGCGCTTGGAACTGCAGATTTTACGATGTTTCCCATGACATTTCATCCAAAGGAGAGTGCAACAAAACAGAAGCATAAGGCTCATTCTATGAGCGGCACTCTCTTCCATCCAAAAAGTGGTTCAGAGACTGGTATCTGCCACATTAATAGAAACCCTGCTGATTTTACTGTGCCTGAAGCTGGAAATAAGTACATGATTGGTGGTGAAGACCTTAAATTTGGAAGGGAAAAAGCTCCGTCATCTGGATTGGTAAAATTGGTTGGGCACAAGCGTGAGAGGAAGCATGCAATTAGGAAAGAGCATTCACGAAATCGAACCTCATGA